In Halomicrobium zhouii, the sequence TTGCGGTCCTCGCGGCATTGCGGACTATCCGCGAGGAAACCGGCCGCGACGTCGCGACCGACGGACTCGCCTGTCCCCGGTGTGGCGACCACGTCGAGCGATACGAACTTCAGGGGAGCCAGTCGCTGTCCTGTGTCGGCTGTGGCTACATGGGCGTCCCCGTCGCGAGCCCGGACGAGCCGACGACGCGGGAGACCTGGCCCGAGGCCGTCCAGCGATTCCGTGAGCGAGCGGCGGCGGACTAGCGTCGGCACCGGACGACAGGCGATCCGGACCGCCAGTGCGGTGCCTGCGACTCAGAGTTTGAAGTCGTTCTCGTCGTCCTGCTCCTCCTCCGTCTGGAACTCCTCGGGTGACCGGCCGGCCGCGTCGACGACTTCGTCGGAGACGATGAGCGGGCAGTCTACCCGCAACGAGATGGCGATGCCGTCGGAGGGTCGGGCGTCGAACACCATCTCCTTGCGTCGGTCGTCGAGGTACTGTTCGGTGTCTATCTTCGCGTAGAAGGTGCCGTCGGCGAGGTCGTCGATCCGGACGCGGTCGATGGCCGCGCCGAACTCGGCGACCATCTCCACCATGAGGTCGTGGGTGAGCGGCCGCTCGAAGGGCTCGCCGTCGATCGCCAGTTGCATCGACTGGGCCTGGTCGGTGCTGACGAAGATGGGGACGACCTCGTCGCGCGCACGCAGGAGGACGACCGGTGCGCCCGACCCCTCGTCGCCCACCCCGATGCCGACGCCCTCGACGGTGGCCTCGTGTTCCATGTCAGTTGATTGGGAGTCGGGGTATGAAAAGCCTCGGCGTTTCGGAGGATCACGAACTGGGAACTGTCGAGATACCTCGGACAGCAACGGCTTGAAAGCCCCGAGCGTCTGAACTCGGGGAACTCGCTGTCGTTCGAAAGACGCGGAGCGTCTTTCGTGATGACGAGAGAGCGAAGCTCTCTCGAACCACGCTTCTCGGCTTCGCCCGCGGTGCTTACTTCGTTCGCCGTCGTTCAGACGCTCGCCCCTTTCAGTCCTACCCGGCGTCAGTTGGTCGGCGTGGCGACTACCCTGGAACGCTGAATGGTGGCCGACCCGTTTACGGTCCCCCGCACGAAACGGGAAGTCAGTGAGCGAGGCGAACGAGAAGAGCGATGCGGAGGACGACGACGCGGCCCACGACGGCTACGTGGTCGCGGTCAAGCCCTCGGCGCGGAAGTCCAACGCCGCGGTCGGACGGTGGGTCAACCGGAACGGCTCGACGCGGCGGTTCCCGTCGAAGGGCCACGCTCGCGAGTGGGCGCGCGACTGCGCCGGTCCGGGCGCCTTCGTCTGGATACAGGACGCCGTGCCGTGGGACGACGGCGAGACCGACGGCTATCTGGTCGGGGGATCCCGGTGGCCCACTCCGACGGAGACGCCACCCGGCGACCAGGCCACGCTGGAGGACCAGTAGGACCGAACCGGGCCGGCGGTCGGCGACGGTCCAGCGACGTGGTCGTTTCTAAAGGTACACAAGGCCGGGCGCAGAAGGAATCGCCATGAGCGACATCGACGTGGAGGCGGTCGAGGACATCGACGCGCCGGAGGGTGTCGAGGCGCCGGACTACGTGCTCTACGGGGGGAAAGGCGGCGTGGGCAAGACGACGATGGCCGCGGCGACGGCGCTGGCCAGCGCCCGCGACGGGACGGCGACGCTGGTCGTCTCGACAGACCCGGCCCACTCGCTGTCGGACACGCTGGAGACCGACGTGCCCGGCGAACCGACGCGGGTCCGCGATGACGTTCCCCTGTACGCCGCCGAAATCGACCCCGAGGCCGCGATGGACGAGGGCCCGTTCGGGATGGGCGGCGACATGGGTGGACTCGAACAGCTACTCGGTGGCGGTGGCCCGATGGGCGGTGAGGCCGGTCCGTTCGGCGGCGGCGACGACTCCGCCGCTGACGACGGGCCCCTCGGCGAGGACGCCAACCCGCTCAGTTCGATGCCGGGGTCCGACGAGGCCGCGGCCATCCGCCTCCTGCTGGAGTACATGGACGACCCCCGATTCGACCGCGTCGTGATCGACACCGCGCCGACGGGCCACACCCTCCGCCTGCTCGAACTTCCAGAGGCGATGGACTCCATGCTCGGGAAGATCCTGACCCTGCGCGAGCGCCTCTCGGGGATGCTCGACGGCCTCGGCGGGCTGTTCGGCGGCGGCGACGGGCCAGATACGGAGGAACAGATGCAGGACCTGGAGGAAGTACGCGAACAGATAGAGAAGCTCCGGGCCGTCCTCCGGGACCCGAACAAGACCGACTTCCGCATCGTACTGGTCCCCGAGGAACTCTCCGTCGTGGAGTCCGAGCGCCTCCTCTCCCGGCTGGAGGGGTTCGGCGTCCCCGTCGGCACCATCGTGGTGAATCGCGTGATGCAGGACCTCTCGGACGTCGTCGACGCCGACGTCGCCGATGCCTACGTGGGCCCGAACCTCGACGACTGTGAGTTCTGCGCCCGGCGGTGGCAGGTCCAGCAAGGGGCGCTCCAGCGCTCCCAGGACCTGTTCCGCGGCCACGACGTCAAGCGCGTGCCGCTACTGGCCGAGGAGGTCCGCGGTGAGAAACTGCTGCGCGTGGTCGCGGCCTGTCTGGACTGACCGCTCAGGCGCGTTGATACACGTCCCGTGTCCGCTCGTACTCGAGTTCGGTCGAGACGGCTGCGGCGACGTCTTCTCCCCACTCGCGCTCAACGAGCCACAGCGCCAGGTCGATGCCGGCGGTGACGCCGCCGCACGTCAACACGTCGCCGTCGTCGACGACGCGGGCGTCCACGACGGTCGCCTCTCCCTCACGGAGCTCGGCGAGTGCGCCGCCGTGGGTGACTGCTGGTCGACCGTCGAGCAGCCCCGCCCTGTCTAGGAGCATCCCGCCGGTACAGACCGACGTGACGGTCGTCCCCCGTTCGTGGCACGCGGCGATGCGGTCCGGCAGGACGCCACGCTCCGCCTCGGCCCAGGCGCCGGTCTCCGCACGGCTGTTCCACCCGCCGCCGGGGACGACGAGGTAGTCTGGTGCGTCCGCCACGGCGAGCACGCCGTCCGGTTCCACGCGGAGCCCCTTGCTCGCCGTGACCAGGTCGGCATCGTCGACGGCGAGCAGTTCGACGGCTATCGGGGCCCCTTCGCGGGCGGCGGTCTGGAGCACGTCGTAGGGGCCGACGGCGTCGAGTTCCTCGAACCCCGCGAAGACGACGACGCCGACGGTCGATTCTGCACGCATAGCCACACAGACGAAAGGCGCCGGCAAAGGGCTGCTGAATCGGGCTATTCCAGCACGAGCACGCGCAGGTCGTTGACGTTCGTCCCGGTCGGCC encodes:
- a CDS encoding bifunctional nuclease family protein, translated to MEHEATVEGVGIGVGDEGSGAPVVLLRARDEVVPIFVSTDQAQSMQLAIDGEPFERPLTHDLMVEMVAEFGAAIDRVRIDDLADGTFYAKIDTEQYLDDRRKEMVFDARPSDGIAISLRVDCPLIVSDEVVDAAGRSPEEFQTEEEQDDENDFKL
- a CDS encoding ArsA family ATPase, with the protein product MSDIDVEAVEDIDAPEGVEAPDYVLYGGKGGVGKTTMAAATALASARDGTATLVVSTDPAHSLSDTLETDVPGEPTRVRDDVPLYAAEIDPEAAMDEGPFGMGGDMGGLEQLLGGGGPMGGEAGPFGGGDDSAADDGPLGEDANPLSSMPGSDEAAAIRLLLEYMDDPRFDRVVIDTAPTGHTLRLLELPEAMDSMLGKILTLRERLSGMLDGLGGLFGGGDGPDTEEQMQDLEEVREQIEKLRAVLRDPNKTDFRIVLVPEELSVVESERLLSRLEGFGVPVGTIVVNRVMQDLSDVVDADVADAYVGPNLDDCEFCARRWQVQQGALQRSQDLFRGHDVKRVPLLAEEVRGEKLLRVVAACLD
- a CDS encoding DJ-1/PfpI family protein produces the protein MRAESTVGVVVFAGFEELDAVGPYDVLQTAAREGAPIAVELLAVDDADLVTASKGLRVEPDGVLAVADAPDYLVVPGGGWNSRAETGAWAEAERGVLPDRIAACHERGTTVTSVCTGGMLLDRAGLLDGRPAVTHGGALAELREGEATVVDARVVDDGDVLTCGGVTAGIDLALWLVEREWGEDVAAAVSTELEYERTRDVYQRA